The Thermosipho affectus region TTACGCATTAATTGCTGTTCAGGGACCAAAAGCACAGGAAACTTTACAAGAAATTGTAGATCTAAATCTAGATGATATTGGATACTATACTTTCTCTTTTGGAAACATACTAGGTACAGATGCTATCATATCAAGAACCGGTTATACAGGAGAAGACGGATTTGAAATATACACAACAAATAAAGACGGGATTGTAAAAATATGGCAAAAACTTTTGGATATGAAAGTAACACCAGCAGGTCTTGGTGCAAGAGACTGTTTAAGGCTCGAAGCCTCATTATTACTATACGGAAATGATATGGACGAAACGATTACTCCACTCGAAGCTGGAATAAAATGGGCCGTAAAATTTAACAAAGATTTTATGGGAAAAGAAGTGCTGCAAAAACAATTAGAAGAAGGGCTAAGTAGGCGCCTTAAGGGTTTTAAACTTATTGATAAAGGTGTTGCAAGACATGGTTACAAAATTTTCAAAGAAGGAAAGGAAATTGGATACGTTACAAGCGGAACTTTCTCTCCAACGCTAAATCAAGCAATTGGCATGGCCTTAATTGAAAAAGGTCATAAATCTGGTGAAGTAATTGAAATTGAGATTAGAAATAAATTAGTAAAAGCAGAAATAGTTAAAATGCCATTTTATAGAGGCAGTGTAAAAAATAAAAAGAAAGGATGATTGTGTATGCACAGATACATACCACACACTGATGAAGAAATAAAGGAAATGTTAAATGAAATCGGCGTAAAATCTATAGAAGATTTGTATATAGATGTCCCAAAAACTGTCGATGATTACAATCTAGAAAGTGAAAAAGACGAATTTACCGTAAAAAGTGAAATATTATCACTTGCAAAGAAAAATAAAGTATTTAAAATAGAAAACATCTTTGCCGGTGCGGGTATTTATGCGCACTACATTCCGACCGTAGTTGAACATCTTGCAAATGATCAAAGATTTGTAACAGCATATACACCATATCAAGCAGAAGTTTCACAGGGCACATTACAAGCACTGTTTGAATATCAAACAATGATGTGTGAATTAACAGGTATGCAAGTGGCAAATTCTTCTATGTATGATGGAGCAACTGCTCTTGCCGAAGCTATGTTAATGGCTGTAAGGGTTAGTAGAAAAAATAAGATATTAGCCGCCAGTTCTATTAATCCAGAGTATTTACAAACAAGCAAAACATATTGTACTCCGCAAAACATAGAAATTGAAGAAGTAAAATGGAATGATAACGGCACTTTGGATATTGAAGATCTAAAATCTAAGATAAGTGATGAAACTTCTGCGGTTGTAGTTGGATATCCAAACTTCTTTGGAATTATTGAAGATTTAAAATTAATAAAAGAATCTATTCCGGAAAAAACACTGTTAATCGTCGTTAGTGAACCAGTATCTTTAACTATATTAGAATCTCCCGGAAAGCTTGGCGCGGATATAGTAGTAGGTGAGGGACAATCGCTTGGCGTAACTCCAAATTTCGGAGGACCTGGAATTGGATTTTTTACTACTCTTGAAAAATACGTCAGAAAAATGCCCGGAAGGATTATAGGTCAAACAAAAGATGTAGATGGAAAAACAGGATATGTGATGGTACTTCAAACAAGGGAACAACACATTCGTCGTGAAAAAGCTACATCAAACATTTGTTCAAATCATGCATTAATAGCACTCATAAATGCTATATATTTATCAACTATGGGACCTGAAGGATTAAGAAAAGTCGCAAAAATGTCGTACAACGCAGCACATTACTTTGCAGAAAAATTAAAAGAAAAAGGATATTCCCTCATATTTAACGGTCCTTTCTTTAATGAATTTGCATTCGACGCAGGTGAAAATTATTACGAAAAATGGAAAAAATTAGCAGAAGAAGGTTTCTTAGGCCCTCTACCATTGGTAAAGGTACTTCCCAATTTTAAAAATTGTG contains the following coding sequences:
- the gcvT gene encoding glycine cleavage system aminomethyltransferase GcvT, which translates into the protein MWKKIIEIDSEINAKLVEGWLKSNGIPCIIKAEAEPFPKALFGSSAFFAIFVPESELKKAKGIINLNIKGEKSMKRTPLHNEHLKLGAKMVEFANFQMPIQYSGIKDEVLAVRNNVGMFDVSHMGEVIVEGPQSTDFVNFLITNDFENLKPGEIVYTAMCNEKGGFVDDLLAYKISENKAMLVINAANIEKDFNWMKKIAEKFDVTLENKSDDYALIAVQGPKAQETLQEIVDLNLDDIGYYTFSFGNILGTDAIISRTGYTGEDGFEIYTTNKDGIVKIWQKLLDMKVTPAGLGARDCLRLEASLLLYGNDMDETITPLEAGIKWAVKFNKDFMGKEVLQKQLEEGLSRRLKGFKLIDKGVARHGYKIFKEGKEIGYVTSGTFSPTLNQAIGMALIEKGHKSGEVIEIEIRNKLVKAEIVKMPFYRGSVKNKKKG
- the gcvPA gene encoding aminomethyl-transferring glycine dehydrogenase subunit GcvPA; protein product: MHRYIPHTDEEIKEMLNEIGVKSIEDLYIDVPKTVDDYNLESEKDEFTVKSEILSLAKKNKVFKIENIFAGAGIYAHYIPTVVEHLANDQRFVTAYTPYQAEVSQGTLQALFEYQTMMCELTGMQVANSSMYDGATALAEAMLMAVRVSRKNKILAASSINPEYLQTSKTYCTPQNIEIEEVKWNDNGTLDIEDLKSKISDETSAVVVGYPNFFGIIEDLKLIKESIPEKTLLIVVSEPVSLTILESPGKLGADIVVGEGQSLGVTPNFGGPGIGFFTTLEKYVRKMPGRIIGQTKDVDGKTGYVMVLQTREQHIRREKATSNICSNHALIALINAIYLSTMGPEGLRKVAKMSYNAAHYFAEKLKEKGYSLIFNGPFFNEFAFDAGENYYEKWKKLAEEGFLGPLPLVKVLPNFKNCALACCTEVNTNESIDNLLKHF